The following are encoded in a window of bacterium SCSIO 12643 genomic DNA:
- a CDS encoding efflux RND transporter periplasmic adaptor subunit, translating to MDKRIHNAKKSYKKYFFIGGAISALLLITYLVINTSSSALYFPKDQILMGTVIQGNFTEILTTNGTVIPSKTVQIDAFEGGVIDEIYVENGQWVKQGTPLLQLSNTALSLDFMNRETQIIEQINNLRNTRINLDQNKRNIQEQLVDINYELQQQKEQFLRDSLLFRDSVITLSDYQASARYYHYLENKQNLLDQRTQTDEKYRISQLHRIDASIQLMERNLEAVRKSLNQMTVTAPMNGQLNSFQHEMGATISKGANIGRIDIMDTFHITAFIDQYYLSQIKQNQKATIKLGGTPSTLQVAKIFPTVNNNQFEVHFSFHDPQPESLRRGQSAPMKIHLSNSNQALLVPKGSFYATGGGKYAYVIKGNEAHKTPIQLGRQNDTHIEVLAGLNPGDQIIISPYTSFNDNELIIIQ from the coding sequence ATGGATAAACGTATACATAATGCCAAAAAATCTTACAAAAAGTACTTTTTCATTGGAGGCGCAATAAGTGCTTTATTACTGATCACCTACCTTGTTATAAATACATCTAGTTCCGCATTGTATTTTCCAAAAGATCAAATCTTAATGGGTACGGTCATTCAGGGGAATTTCACAGAAATCCTCACCACAAATGGAACGGTAATCCCAAGTAAAACAGTTCAAATTGATGCTTTTGAAGGTGGAGTCATAGATGAGATTTATGTTGAAAATGGACAATGGGTTAAACAAGGAACTCCTCTATTACAATTGAGTAATACTGCCCTGTCTCTGGATTTCATGAACCGTGAAACTCAGATCATAGAACAAATCAATAATCTACGAAATACACGAATTAATCTGGATCAAAATAAACGCAATATCCAGGAACAGCTGGTAGACATTAACTATGAGCTACAACAACAAAAGGAACAATTTTTAAGAGATAGTTTATTGTTTCGCGACAGTGTAATTACCCTATCAGATTATCAGGCCAGTGCACGATACTACCACTATCTGGAAAATAAACAAAACCTTTTAGACCAGCGGACACAGACGGATGAAAAATACCGAATCAGCCAACTTCATCGTATTGATGCTTCGATCCAATTGATGGAACGTAATCTGGAAGCTGTACGAAAAAGCTTAAATCAAATGACCGTTACTGCTCCCATGAATGGTCAACTCAATTCTTTCCAACACGAAATGGGTGCGACTATTAGTAAAGGAGCCAATATTGGTAGAATAGATATCATGGATACTTTTCATATCACTGCCTTTATAGATCAATATTATCTCTCACAAATTAAACAAAATCAAAAAGCTACTATCAAGTTGGGAGGCACTCCATCTACGTTACAGGTTGCTAAAATATTCCCTACGGTAAACAACAATCAATTTGAAGTTCACTTTTCATTTCACGATCCACAACCTGAATCTCTAAGACGTGGTCAGAGTGCTCCTATGAAAATTCATTTAAGTAATTCCAATCAGGCCCTTTTAGTTCCCAAAGGAAGCTTCTATGCTACTGGAGGAGGAAAATATGCTTACGTCATCAAAGGAAATGAAGCCCATAAAACCCCCATTCAACTTGGAAGGCAAAACGATACACATATCGAAGTTCTTGCCGGTTTAAATCCGGGAGATCAAATTATCATTTCCCCTTATACGAGTTTTAACGATAACGAATTAATAATCATTCAATAA
- a CDS encoding DUF2892 domain-containing protein: MKKNMGNIDRGIRIVIALLLGTLYFTNTITGTLGLVLLIVSVVFVLTSLISFCPLYTLLGIKTCPVNKAE, encoded by the coding sequence ATGAAAAAGAACATGGGCAACATAGATCGCGGAATCCGTATCGTTATCGCCTTATTACTAGGCACACTTTATTTTACAAATACCATAACCGGTACATTGGGCCTCGTTTTACTTATAGTTTCAGTCGTATTCGTATTGACGAGCTTAATCAGCTTTTGTCCGCTATACACGCTATTGGGAATCAAAACATGTCCGGTCAACAAAGCTGAATAA
- a CDS encoding GNAT family N-acetyltransferase, with translation MTYRSAQPSDLDQLIQLGFHTWSIFKNDLAPEFWKQLKHGLLDRSTYEPLVNASYGVVCENEQNEIIGMVFLVPSGNPTDIFPADWCYIRFLTVHPDYAGAGIGKQLTKECMDYAVQNKEHTIALHTSEMMQNAIRLYTNLGFKRLKEIPSRLGKKYWIYTYSIS, from the coding sequence ATGACCTATAGATCTGCTCAACCTTCTGACTTAGACCAATTAATTCAACTGGGATTTCATACATGGAGTATATTTAAAAATGATCTCGCACCAGAATTCTGGAAACAACTTAAACATGGTTTATTGGATCGATCAACTTACGAACCACTGGTAAACGCGTCTTATGGTGTTGTATGCGAAAACGAACAAAATGAAATTATTGGAATGGTGTTTTTAGTTCCAAGCGGAAACCCAACCGACATTTTTCCCGCTGATTGGTGTTACATCAGATTTCTAACTGTTCATCCCGACTATGCCGGAGCAGGAATAGGGAAACAACTGACTAAAGAATGCATGGATTATGCAGTTCAAAATAAAGAACACACCATCGCATTACATACTTCGGAAATGATGCAAAATGCCATTCGTTTATATACCAACCTTGGATTTAAACGCCTCAAAGAAATCCCTTCCAGACTTGGAAAGAAATACTGGATTTACACCTATTCAATATCATAA
- a CDS encoding Crp/Fnr family transcriptional regulator, whose product MSEKIPTTLAHLDPELAQQIISHSTTLDISKNTEILRDGQYVKVIPIVLEGLIKVFTRHEDKELLLYYIQPNESCIMSFAAGLKNQPSRVFAITEEDTQALLLPIDKVTQWIKQFPDINTLFFQQYNIRYSELLDTINHVLFHKMDTRLFNYLKEKSRLTGKNPIKISHRQIANELGTAREVISRVMKKLEVEGKVKQHPNQIEILD is encoded by the coding sequence ATGTCTGAAAAAATTCCTACAACACTCGCTCATTTAGATCCCGAGCTCGCTCAACAGATCATTTCTCATTCAACGACATTAGATATTTCGAAAAACACCGAAATATTAAGAGATGGACAATATGTTAAAGTGATTCCAATTGTGCTGGAGGGGCTCATCAAAGTTTTTACCAGACACGAGGACAAAGAACTATTACTGTATTACATTCAACCCAATGAAAGCTGTATTATGTCGTTTGCTGCCGGTTTAAAAAATCAACCCAGTCGCGTTTTTGCTATTACGGAAGAAGACACCCAAGCTTTATTATTACCTATCGATAAAGTCACTCAGTGGATCAAACAATTTCCGGATATCAACACCTTATTCTTCCAACAATACAATATTCGATACAGTGAACTTTTGGATACCATTAACCATGTGTTATTTCATAAAATGGATACCCGCCTGTTTAATTACTTAAAAGAAAAGTCGCGACTTACCGGGAAGAATCCTATCAAAATCTCACATCGCCAGATCGCGAACGAATTAGGTACAGCACGCGAGGTGATCAGTCGTGTGATGAAAAAACTAGAAGTAGAAGGTAAAGTCAAACAGCACCCCAACCAGATTGAAATTTTGGATTAG
- a CDS encoding tetratricopeptide repeat protein: MRKSKADKKKVTPPSEDKAQNISKAPQVDMKWKVILFVFGFLLYAQTVNFEYALDDKIVIISNQITTRGFDGVMDHFFYDSMDGFWAEQYGIDVADLDKDALVAGGRYRPLSLVSYAIEYELFGENPWWSHLINALLYGATGLVLFHLMMRLFPSSLKKDIWKTIPFWTTLLFLAHPLHVEVVANIKGRDEILSLLFGLMALIQTLKYVDSRNNQNLIWAFGLLFLSLMSKETTIAFVALGPLMMYFFDIGKMKDWNKSFVVLLGAGVLYTLIRYMVIGGGADTEVTELMNDPFLYANGSERLATIFLVFAAYIKLLFMPFPLTHDYYPYHLPFLEDGQQYAIWSDLGVIAGVLIMLGLLWVIIKGFKRKSIYAFAALFFLGTAILISNLFFPIGVFMNERFMYAPSIGMLMALTYFLLEELPAKAKSFKPVTAIGLMGVVTIVFSGMTLSRSQAWKNDATLALTDVATSTGSAKANMAAGDALIKEISEEKNPDVKTEMINEAYGYLKTSLDIYPEYFPPLDLLGKLYFESGNYAESIKFYGYCVERKPTKQSFKDNIFYIGNKLAQELRYEEAVQAYDKALTYSPNDKRYLLAAAQVFARDLKNPSRALPYMEKAYQFYPNDADVAEKLAITYAMLNRYPDAIQILEPLYQANPNNASIMKNLGIAYYQSGQIERGTILVEKSQTLNQPK, from the coding sequence ATGCGTAAATCCAAAGCAGATAAGAAAAAAGTAACTCCTCCTTCAGAAGATAAGGCACAGAATATTTCGAAAGCTCCTCAGGTAGATATGAAATGGAAGGTGATTCTATTTGTATTTGGATTCCTGTTATATGCGCAAACTGTAAACTTCGAATATGCACTGGATGATAAAATTGTAATTATCTCTAATCAAATTACCACCAGAGGTTTTGATGGCGTAATGGATCATTTCTTTTATGATTCTATGGATGGGTTTTGGGCAGAGCAATATGGGATTGATGTGGCTGATTTGGACAAGGATGCCTTGGTGGCTGGAGGTCGTTATCGTCCGTTATCTTTAGTGTCATATGCTATAGAATATGAGCTATTTGGAGAAAATCCATGGTGGAGCCATTTGATCAATGCTTTATTGTATGGAGCAACAGGGCTGGTGTTGTTTCATTTAATGATGCGGTTGTTTCCCTCATCTTTGAAAAAAGATATTTGGAAAACCATTCCTTTTTGGACGACACTTTTGTTTTTAGCCCATCCATTACATGTTGAGGTGGTCGCGAACATAAAAGGCCGTGATGAGATTTTGAGTTTATTGTTTGGGTTAATGGCATTAATTCAAACTTTGAAATATGTAGATTCCAGGAATAATCAAAATTTGATCTGGGCATTTGGACTTTTGTTTTTAAGTCTGATGTCTAAAGAAACCACAATTGCGTTTGTAGCCTTAGGACCGTTAATGATGTATTTCTTTGATATAGGTAAAATGAAGGACTGGAATAAGTCTTTTGTGGTTTTACTTGGGGCTGGTGTTTTGTATACTCTAATTCGTTATATGGTAATTGGTGGAGGAGCGGATACTGAAGTCACAGAGCTAATGAATGATCCATTTCTGTATGCAAATGGTAGTGAGCGATTAGCCACCATCTTTCTGGTTTTTGCAGCTTATATCAAGTTGTTGTTTATGCCTTTCCCTTTAACACATGATTATTATCCGTATCACCTGCCATTTCTAGAAGATGGGCAACAATATGCAATTTGGTCCGACTTAGGGGTGATTGCCGGAGTACTGATAATGTTGGGGCTTTTGTGGGTAATCATAAAAGGGTTTAAACGCAAAAGTATTTATGCCTTTGCGGCTTTGTTTTTTCTGGGGACAGCGATTCTGATTTCGAATTTATTCTTCCCTATTGGTGTTTTTATGAATGAGCGTTTTATGTATGCGCCAAGTATTGGAATGTTAATGGCACTCACATATTTTTTACTGGAAGAATTACCCGCAAAAGCCAAAAGCTTTAAGCCTGTGACTGCCATTGGTTTAATGGGAGTAGTCACAATTGTATTTTCCGGAATGACTTTATCCAGATCTCAAGCGTGGAAAAATGACGCAACATTAGCGCTAACTGACGTGGCAACTTCTACGGGAAGTGCCAAAGCCAATATGGCTGCGGGAGATGCCTTGATCAAAGAAATTAGTGAGGAGAAAAATCCCGATGTGAAAACTGAAATGATCAATGAAGCATATGGGTATTTAAAGACTTCATTGGATATTTATCCGGAATATTTCCCTCCATTGGATTTATTAGGTAAGCTATACTTTGAATCAGGAAATTACGCTGAATCTATCAAGTTTTATGGTTACTGTGTCGAAAGAAAGCCTACAAAGCAGAGTTTTAAAGATAATATTTTCTACATCGGTAATAAATTAGCGCAGGAATTAAGATATGAAGAAGCCGTACAGGCATATGATAAAGCATTGACTTATTCACCAAATGATAAGCGATATTTATTGGCTGCCGCACAAGTTTTTGCAAGAGATTTAAAAAATCCTTCACGTGCTTTACCTTACATGGAAAAGGCATATCAGTTTTATCCTAATGATGCCGATGTTGCTGAGAAATTAGCAATTACCTATGCAATGTTGAATAGGTATCCTGATGCTATTCAGATACTTGAGCCATTGTATCAAGCCAACCCGAATAATGCGAGTATTATGAAAAACCTGGGGATTGCGTATTACCAATCCGGGCAAATTGAGCGTGGTACGATTTTGGTAGAGAAAAGTCAAACCTTAAATCAACCAAAGTAA
- a CDS encoding helix-turn-helix transcriptional regulator, with the protein MIIKKETFDLSDKTVLGRLIFRPPFKASSALKNEARFVHVLNGTSKLHSPNSRMDLNPGDSVMMKCENFVNNWIPNDSSEPNEAIIIQIYPDILKLAYNDQIPEVFNSSTPISANPVEKIPPHLNMNHFITGLKHYLNHPSVISEELLKLKIRELIHLLLHTPNSGPIKSMLGDLFKTKDYAFKEIIQSNIYEDLNLSDLAFFAGLSLSSFKRKFNELYGMSPTKYIIGKRLEKAKKLLAESDTRISEIAYSCGFNDTGYFSKSFIRAFQYSPSNYRKTFQQNDL; encoded by the coding sequence ATGATCATCAAAAAAGAAACATTTGATTTATCAGATAAAACGGTATTGGGCAGGTTAATCTTCAGGCCGCCATTTAAAGCCAGTTCGGCATTAAAAAATGAAGCTCGTTTTGTTCATGTATTGAACGGCACCTCAAAATTGCATTCGCCAAACTCAAGGATGGATTTAAATCCTGGAGATAGTGTTATGATGAAATGCGAAAACTTTGTGAACAATTGGATTCCCAATGATAGCTCTGAACCCAATGAAGCCATCATCATCCAGATTTATCCCGATATTTTAAAACTGGCCTACAATGATCAAATTCCGGAGGTATTTAATTCCTCAACCCCTATTTCAGCAAATCCGGTTGAAAAAATCCCTCCACATTTAAACATGAATCATTTTATTACCGGATTAAAGCACTATTTAAATCATCCTTCCGTAATATCAGAGGAATTACTAAAACTTAAAATCAGAGAATTGATTCATTTGCTTTTGCACACTCCGAATTCGGGTCCAATTAAATCCATGTTAGGTGATCTTTTTAAAACAAAGGACTACGCCTTTAAAGAGATCATCCAATCTAATATTTACGAAGATTTGAATCTTTCGGATTTGGCCTTTTTTGCAGGACTCAGTTTATCCTCATTTAAACGTAAGTTCAACGAGCTTTATGGGATGAGTCCAACTAAATACATTATTGGCAAACGGCTTGAAAAAGCAAAAAAACTACTGGCAGAATCAGATACCCGAATTTCGGAAATTGCTTATTCCTGTGGATTTAATGATACCGGATATTTCTCCAAATCATTTATTCGTGCTTTTCAATATTCGCCTTCAAATTATCGAAAAACATTTCAACAAAATGACCTATAG
- a CDS encoding ABC transporter ATP-binding protein, translating into MIKTINLSKVFRTEEIETTALNQINLEIQNGEFVAIMGESGCGKSTFLNTVGLLDSVSSGQLIFNGTDVSQFSESQRAVLRKKEIGFIFQSFNLIDELTVFENVELPLTYQNIHKSERKKMVTQTLERVNMLHRENHFPLQLSGGQQQRVAIARAIVHKPHLLLADEPTGNLDSKNGTEVMELLTELNQDGSTIIMVTHSEKDADHASRKIHLHDGALIESPLNIMA; encoded by the coding sequence ATGATTAAAACAATCAACCTTTCCAAAGTCTTCAGAACTGAAGAAATTGAAACCACTGCATTAAACCAAATCAATCTCGAAATCCAAAATGGTGAATTTGTCGCTATCATGGGCGAGTCAGGTTGTGGTAAATCCACATTTCTAAATACCGTTGGTTTATTAGATTCCGTTTCATCCGGCCAATTGATCTTCAACGGTACCGATGTAAGCCAGTTTTCCGAATCGCAACGTGCTGTTTTAAGAAAAAAAGAAATCGGATTTATCTTCCAAAGCTTCAACCTTATTGATGAACTTACTGTTTTTGAAAACGTAGAACTACCCCTCACTTACCAAAACATCCATAAATCAGAACGTAAAAAAATGGTCACTCAAACATTGGAACGTGTCAATATGTTACACCGTGAGAACCATTTTCCTCTACAACTCTCCGGAGGTCAACAACAAAGGGTAGCCATTGCACGCGCAATTGTCCACAAACCACATCTCTTATTGGCAGATGAACCCACCGGAAATCTGGATTCTAAAAATGGTACTGAAGTCATGGAATTATTGACCGAACTCAATCAGGATGGCTCTACTATTATTATGGTAACACACTCGGAAAAAGACGCGGATCATGCTTCACGCAAAATTCATCTTCATGATGGTGCTTTAATTGAATCACCTTTAAATATCATGGCATGA
- the frr gene encoding ribosome recycling factor — protein sequence MEEELEMIFDMAKEQMEASMDHLKRELLKIRTGRANPVMLSSVMVEYYGSKTPLSQVSNVTTPDAHTLMIQPFEKSLLQEIEKSIINSNLGLNPQNNGEMVIINVPMLTEDRRRDLAKQAKAEGEHAKVSVRNARHDAMHEVKKLKDNHLSEDAARDAEDEIQKDTNSYSKKVDDLVAEKEAEIMKV from the coding sequence ATGGAAGAAGAATTAGAAATGATTTTTGATATGGCCAAAGAGCAAATGGAAGCTTCTATGGACCATTTAAAAAGAGAATTATTAAAGATTAGAACAGGAAGAGCAAATCCTGTAATGTTAAGTAGTGTGATGGTTGAATATTACGGCTCAAAAACACCTTTGAGTCAGGTTTCAAATGTGACCACTCCAGATGCACATACTTTAATGATTCAGCCATTCGAAAAATCTTTGTTACAAGAAATAGAGAAATCAATAATCAATTCTAATTTAGGATTAAATCCGCAAAACAATGGCGAGATGGTCATTATCAATGTGCCAATGTTGACTGAGGATAGACGTAGAGATTTAGCAAAGCAAGCTAAAGCGGAAGGGGAGCATGCAAAGGTAAGTGTACGTAATGCGCGACATGATGCCATGCATGAGGTGAAGAAGTTAAAAGACAATCACCTATCTGAAGATGCCGCAAGAGATGCGGAAGATGAGATCCAAAAAGATACGAATAGTTATTCTAAAAAGGTGGATGATTTGGTAGCTGAGAAAGAAGCAGAAATCATGAAAGTCTAG
- a CDS encoding asparaginase has translation MQQPSKILMIYTGGTIGMVEDIHSKALHPFDFSQITEEIPELKKLNCEINTIAFDVPIDSSDISPKHWNKLANLIAENYTQYDGFLILHGTDTMAYTASALSYMLEGLNKPVILTGSQLPIGVLRTDGKENLLTAIEIAGDKDANGKSMVGEVAIYFEYKLIRGNRAHKSSTMHFDAFHSPNFRDLAEAGVTIEYKNHHLKPFGDGNINVVELKSQDIFILPVFPGMPQSQVESVLRSPDNWAILLITFGAGNVPMLPWFLNAIEEAVTNEKVIVNVTQCIKGRVNMELYANGRKLQDLGVISGVDITSEAALTKLMYLKEKNLTLEELKQQFETPLRGEITV, from the coding sequence ATGCAACAACCTTCTAAAATATTAATGATATATACAGGCGGTACGATAGGTATGGTCGAAGATATTCATTCAAAGGCATTACACCCATTTGATTTTAGTCAGATTACAGAAGAAATTCCGGAATTAAAAAAGTTGAATTGTGAGATTAATACGATTGCTTTTGATGTTCCGATAGATTCTTCGGATATCTCGCCCAAACATTGGAATAAACTGGCTAATTTAATAGCTGAAAACTATACACAATACGATGGTTTTCTGATTTTACATGGAACAGATACCATGGCATATACCGCTTCAGCATTGAGTTATATGTTGGAAGGTTTAAATAAACCGGTGATTCTTACAGGATCTCAATTGCCTATTGGAGTATTAAGAACGGATGGGAAGGAGAATTTGTTGACTGCCATAGAGATTGCCGGAGATAAAGATGCGAACGGAAAATCAATGGTAGGTGAAGTAGCCATCTATTTTGAGTATAAGTTGATTCGAGGTAATCGTGCACATAAGAGTAGTACCATGCACTTTGATGCTTTTCATTCTCCAAATTTTAGAGATTTAGCAGAAGCTGGTGTAACAATAGAATACAAGAATCATCATTTGAAGCCATTTGGTGATGGGAATATCAACGTGGTAGAATTAAAAAGTCAGGATATATTTATCTTGCCTGTCTTTCCTGGAATGCCTCAAAGTCAGGTGGAATCGGTATTAAGAAGTCCGGATAATTGGGCGATTCTTTTGATCACCTTTGGGGCAGGAAATGTGCCGATGTTACCCTGGTTTTTGAATGCCATTGAAGAAGCCGTGACCAATGAAAAAGTCATTGTGAATGTCACACAATGCATAAAGGGTAGAGTCAACATGGAGTTATATGCGAATGGACGTAAGTTACAAGATCTGGGAGTGATCAGTGGGGTAGATATTACTTCTGAAGCTGCGTTGACCAAGTTGATGTATTTGAAAGAAAAGAATTTAACCTTAGAAGAATTAAAACAACAATTTGAAACTCCTTTGAGAGGAGAGATAACAGTTTAA
- the thiL gene encoding thiamine-phosphate kinase — protein sequence MLEDKNQSTSNLEQLGEFGLIDHLTNGFENKEKSTLKGIGDDAAVLDHGNEKTVVSTDMLVEGVHFDVTYVPLKHLGYKSVVVNLSDIYAMNATPKQVTVSIAVSSRYSVEALEEIYAGIKQACEFYNVDLIGGDTTSSLKGLVISVTAIGSAPEEKLAYRSGAKEHDLICVSGDLGGAYMGLQVLEREKAVFRENPQMQPDMSGSEYVLERQLKPEARRDVIKILGEMHVIPTSMIDVSDGLASEIMHICKQSEVGAQIYEEKIPIDYQTYKTAEEFNFNATTAALNGGEDYELLFTISQKDYDVVKGIPGISVIGHIADKESGVSMVARGEQVVELQAQGWNAFKNKSQND from the coding sequence ATGTTAGAAGATAAGAATCAAAGTACCTCTAATTTAGAACAATTAGGAGAGTTTGGATTAATCGACCATTTAACAAATGGATTCGAGAATAAAGAGAAATCTACACTAAAAGGAATTGGTGATGACGCGGCAGTATTAGATCACGGAAATGAAAAAACAGTGGTTTCTACTGATATGTTAGTGGAAGGAGTGCATTTTGATGTGACTTATGTACCGTTAAAGCATTTGGGATATAAATCAGTGGTGGTGAATTTGTCAGATATCTATGCGATGAATGCGACACCTAAACAAGTGACAGTATCTATAGCAGTTTCTAGTCGTTACTCAGTGGAGGCTTTGGAAGAGATTTATGCGGGAATCAAACAAGCCTGTGAATTCTATAATGTAGATTTAATTGGAGGAGACACTACTTCATCTTTAAAAGGTTTGGTGATTAGTGTGACCGCAATTGGTTCGGCACCTGAAGAGAAGTTGGCTTATAGAAGTGGTGCAAAAGAACACGATTTGATTTGTGTATCCGGAGATTTAGGAGGCGCTTATATGGGGTTACAGGTTTTGGAACGCGAAAAAGCTGTTTTCAGAGAAAATCCACAAATGCAACCGGATATGTCTGGAAGTGAATATGTATTGGAAAGACAATTAAAGCCTGAGGCGCGTAGAGATGTGATTAAGATTTTGGGAGAGATGCATGTGATACCCACTTCAATGATAGATGTTTCTGACGGGTTAGCCTCTGAGATTATGCATATATGTAAGCAAAGCGAAGTAGGTGCGCAGATTTACGAAGAGAAAATTCCAATTGACTATCAAACCTATAAAACTGCTGAGGAGTTTAATTTTAATGCCACTACAGCGGCTTTAAATGGAGGTGAAGATTATGAACTTTTGTTTACCATTTCTCAGAAAGATTATGATGTTGTGAAGGGAATTCCCGGGATTTCGGTGATCGGGCATATCGCAGATAAAGAATCAGGAGTATCAATGGTGGCTCGTGGAGAACAGGTAGTTGAATTGCAAGCGCAGGGATGGAATGCGTTTAAGAATAAATCGCAAAACGATTAG